In Oryctolagus cuniculus chromosome X, mOryCun1.1, whole genome shotgun sequence, a single window of DNA contains:
- the SERTM2 gene encoding serine-rich and transmembrane domain-containing 2 yields the protein MTEVHFKYHGNLTGRAHFPTLATEVDTTSDKYSNLYMYVGLFLSLLAILLILLFTMLLRLKHVISPITSESTESVPQFTDVEMQSRIPTP from the coding sequence ATGACAGAGGTACATTTTAAGTACCATGGAAATCTCACCGGGCGAGCCCATTTTCCCACTCTGGCAACAGAGGTTGACACCACTTCAGACAAGTATTCCAACCTGTACATGTATGTGGGCTTATTCCTGAGCCTTCTGGCCATTCTTCTCATCCTGCTCTTCACGATGCTCCTTCGACTCAAACATGTCATCTCGCCCATCACCTCTGAGAGCACAGAAAGTGTTCCTCAGTTCACAGATGTGGAGATGCAGAGTAGAATCCCGACTCCTTAG